From Verrucomicrobiota bacterium JB022, one genomic window encodes:
- a CDS encoding TetR/AcrR family transcriptional regulator: MGRKHTVDQETLIRELRTTFRKFGYEGAALSELERATGLKKASLYHRFPGGKDEMAREVLRVTEAQLRESFEQAVPAAAPIAEQVAGLKGFLGAYYSQGQTACLLNTLTYPHGGEALFADEVRSLLQVLLDLVAQIPLRGDSSPEDAAARARQAVMLLEGGLVVSQAMGSAEPFKEALELAGGLLGAPAHKS, translated from the coding sequence ATGGGACGCAAACACACGGTAGACCAGGAAACGCTGATTCGAGAGCTACGTACCACCTTTCGGAAGTTCGGCTACGAAGGCGCTGCGCTCAGCGAGCTGGAGCGCGCCACGGGCCTGAAGAAAGCCAGCCTCTATCACCGCTTTCCGGGCGGCAAAGATGAGATGGCGCGGGAAGTCCTGCGCGTGACGGAGGCGCAATTGCGGGAGAGCTTTGAGCAGGCCGTCCCTGCTGCTGCGCCCATTGCCGAGCAGGTCGCCGGGCTGAAAGGCTTTCTCGGCGCGTATTACAGCCAAGGCCAGACCGCCTGCCTCCTCAATACCCTCACGTATCCACACGGAGGTGAGGCGCTTTTTGCGGACGAAGTGCGCAGTCTGCTTCAGGTGCTGCTCGATCTGGTGGCGCAGATCCCTTTGCGTGGCGACTCAAGCCCGGAAGATGCGGCAGCGCGTGCCCGGCAAGCCGTCATGCTGCTCGAAGGCGGCCTCGTCGTATCGCAAGCTATGGGATCGGCGGAGCCGTTTAAGGAAGCGCTCGAACTGGCTGGCGGCCTTCTGGGCGCGCCAGCACACAAATCCTGA
- a CDS encoding ankyrin repeat domain-containing protein codes for MSNEVSVHMKFRLLLFATALAGLQLSCAGPSSALAALQGMRASRYFDQQVQIDFARAVERGDEARMQDLLEQGADVNAVGRAGMSPLFWALAKRNKVGFQFLLEHGADPNTVARDENGSLILTEVAAIAEDSDYLRLLLEHGANPDQKTGSIGRTLIYDAIMHGRRENVRLLAEAGANLNNQDGNGQTPMMTAAAVDKFWIVRLLLDAGADPEIEDKWGYRLDWNIREYGDRTIPKQSDDYEAYIDVVEELTMRGLLDEGTPAAAVKN; via the coding sequence ATGAGCAACGAAGTTTCGGTTCACATGAAATTCCGTCTGCTTTTATTCGCGACTGCTTTGGCAGGGCTTCAACTCTCTTGCGCCGGCCCTTCCAGTGCATTGGCCGCATTGCAAGGCATGAGGGCCAGCAGGTACTTTGATCAGCAAGTCCAGATCGACTTTGCCCGTGCCGTAGAGCGAGGGGACGAAGCGCGGATGCAGGATCTGCTTGAACAGGGTGCTGATGTGAATGCAGTAGGGCGCGCGGGTATGAGCCCGCTCTTTTGGGCCTTGGCCAAAAGAAACAAGGTGGGCTTCCAATTTCTGCTCGAACATGGCGCGGACCCCAACACGGTTGCGCGCGATGAGAACGGAAGTCTTATTCTGACCGAGGTGGCGGCGATTGCAGAGGACAGCGACTACTTGCGCCTGCTTCTGGAGCATGGAGCCAATCCTGACCAGAAAACGGGGTCTATTGGCAGGACTCTGATTTACGACGCTATCATGCACGGGAGGCGCGAGAATGTGCGCTTGCTCGCCGAAGCTGGTGCGAATTTGAACAATCAGGACGGGAATGGGCAGACCCCCATGATGACGGCGGCTGCGGTGGATAAGTTTTGGATCGTCCGCTTGCTGCTCGATGCGGGAGCAGATCCAGAGATTGAAGACAAATGGGGATATCGGCTTGATTGGAACATCCGTGAATACGGAGACCGGACCATCCCGAAGCAAAGCGACGATTACGAAGCGTATATAGATGTCGTTGAGGAACTGACTATGCGTGGACTCTTGGATGAAGGCACTCCCGCTGCTGCCGTTAAAAACTAG
- a CDS encoding DUF4339 domain-containing protein yields MQESTWYYLNGSDRQGPVSSDDMRAKILAGDIRADTMVWASGMADWAPLNRSALAEWLPAGSNPPPPPTPATPEETFWRDDKYLVVRRDFTELPPRCIRTNAELPREAMRTKTFYYTSPWVLLTFFLSIIVLIIVALATRKAVKLSLGLCSAERKKRRLWLLGAWIGFFACASLFVYGIATEDASPAGAWAILVSMPAALVCLGIASRFSADLHVRKVRGDYAWLTGAGEPFLASLPDAGSRFEEY; encoded by the coding sequence ATGCAGGAGAGCACGTGGTATTACCTCAATGGGAGCGATAGACAGGGCCCGGTATCAAGCGACGATATGCGCGCGAAAATTCTAGCGGGAGATATTCGCGCCGACACGATGGTCTGGGCAAGCGGGATGGCCGACTGGGCACCGCTGAACCGCAGCGCCCTGGCCGAGTGGCTGCCGGCAGGCAGCAATCCTCCCCCGCCCCCAACGCCAGCGACACCGGAGGAAACGTTCTGGCGCGATGACAAATATCTCGTGGTGCGGCGAGACTTCACGGAATTGCCGCCCCGCTGCATCCGCACCAACGCCGAGCTGCCCCGCGAGGCCATGCGTACCAAGACGTTTTACTACACCTCTCCGTGGGTGCTGCTGACGTTTTTCCTGAGCATCATCGTCTTGATCATCGTCGCACTGGCGACACGCAAGGCCGTCAAGCTGTCGCTCGGGCTTTGCTCAGCCGAACGGAAAAAGCGCCGGCTCTGGTTGCTGGGGGCTTGGATTGGGTTCTTCGCCTGCGCCAGCCTCTTTGTCTACGGGATCGCCACTGAAGATGCCTCACCTGCCGGTGCGTGGGCAATCCTCGTCTCGATGCCTGCGGCGCTGGTTTGCCTGGGGATAGCGTCTCGCTTTTCAGCCGACTTGCATGTGCGTAAAGTCCGCGGCGACTATGCCTGGCTCACGGGAGCCGGAGAGCCATTTCTTGCCAGCTTGCCCGATGCGGGCAGCCGCTTCGAAGAGTATTAA
- a CDS encoding alpha/beta hydrolase: protein MNAIQYQTKQVDDVEVFYREAGDRNTPTLLLLHGFPTSSHMYRQVIPLLAEHFHVVAPDLPGFGYTKAPPRGQFAYTFDNLYRTLHRFTEALQLQRYALYVFDYGAPVGFRLAAAAPEKITAIISQNGNAYEEGLLGAWDPIRAYWEQPTQANRDALRAFLTAEATAKYQYFYGVPEHLKSRISPDALAHDQAILDRNPEIQLDLFGDYQTNVALYPEWQAYFRQHQPPLLAVWGQNDVFFGPDGARGYQRDIPAASINFFDTGHFALETHSAEIADKMIEFLQQHLR, encoded by the coding sequence ATGAATGCGATTCAATACCAGACCAAACAAGTAGACGACGTGGAGGTCTTTTACCGCGAAGCGGGCGACCGTAACACACCCACCCTGCTCCTGCTGCACGGCTTCCCGACCTCCAGCCACATGTACCGGCAGGTGATCCCGCTACTGGCGGAGCACTTTCACGTAGTGGCGCCCGACTTGCCGGGCTTTGGCTACACCAAAGCACCCCCGCGCGGGCAGTTCGCCTACACCTTCGACAACCTCTACCGCACCCTCCACCGCTTTACGGAGGCGCTGCAACTCCAGCGCTACGCGCTCTACGTCTTCGACTACGGCGCGCCGGTGGGCTTCCGCCTGGCGGCCGCTGCACCGGAGAAGATTACGGCGATCATCAGCCAGAACGGCAATGCCTACGAGGAGGGCTTGCTCGGCGCCTGGGACCCCATCCGCGCCTATTGGGAGCAACCGACGCAGGCGAATCGCGACGCATTGCGCGCCTTCCTCACGGCAGAGGCCACGGCCAAATACCAATACTTTTACGGTGTGCCGGAGCATTTGAAGAGCCGGATCAGCCCCGACGCCCTCGCTCACGATCAGGCGATTCTGGACCGCAATCCGGAAATCCAGCTCGACCTCTTCGGCGATTACCAGACCAACGTCGCTCTCTACCCCGAGTGGCAGGCGTATTTCCGCCAGCACCAACCCCCGCTGCTCGCGGTGTGGGGGCAGAACGATGTCTTCTTTGGGCCAGACGGCGCGCGCGGCTATCAACGGGATATCCCGGCAGCCTCGATCAACTTCTTCGACACCGGCCACTTTGCGCTGGAGACCCATAGCGCGGAGATTGCCGACAAGATGATCGAATTCCTGCAGCAGCACCTGCGTTGA
- a CDS encoding M3 family metallopeptidase: MEHPFLDDRLEIRWSQLTPERVQPDIELALKQAQAAVDNVAARDPLTLTFENTYLALEAGTEQLSHAWGLVSHLDSVRNSPELRKAYNAMLPAVTAFYARIPLNDALYQTLKAYAESRAAAGLNDVQRRYVNETLADFRESGAELPPEKKERLEQIENELSSLTQKFSENDLDSTNAYEKIVTDESLLAGLPASAKEAARESALRKGHGTEEAPQWRFTLQAPSFMPAMKYIDSEALRQELYEAFARVASEGEHDNTPILRSILKLRQEKAALLGKAHFADVVLERRMARQGEAALAFVEDLHRKTKPAFDQENDELEIYRAEQTGTDKRHVKPWEGAYWAEKLRRERYDFDEEELRPYFPITRVVEGLYSLVEKVFGVRITERTGVDKPEVWHEDVEFYDLHDGQTGQHLGSFYADWFPREDKRSGAWMNHLRTGERPRGDGKWTPHLGLMAGNLTPPSGGKPALLTHRDVETVFHEFGHLLHHLLGEVEVKALNGTNVAWDFVELPSQIMENWCWERESLDLFARHYETGEPIPAELFAKTKAARNFFAARFQMRQLCLGKMDLEMHLHAERFLEGDLDAQLDDVLRDYLVPTEPRSAHIIRQFSHLFSSPTGYAAGYYSYKWAEVLDADAFTRFQTEGLMSPAVGRAFREHVLSKGNSEDPAVLFRQFMGRDPDPQALLKRLGLVA; encoded by the coding sequence ATGGAGCACCCCTTTCTCGACGACCGCCTTGAAATCCGTTGGAGCCAGCTGACGCCCGAGCGCGTGCAGCCCGATATCGAGCTGGCCCTGAAACAGGCGCAGGCCGCTGTGGACAATGTGGCAGCGCGCGACCCCCTCACCCTTACCTTCGAGAACACCTACCTCGCCCTCGAAGCCGGCACCGAACAGCTGTCGCACGCCTGGGGCCTCGTCAGCCACCTCGATTCGGTCCGCAACTCGCCGGAGCTGCGCAAGGCCTACAACGCGATGCTGCCGGCCGTCACCGCCTTTTACGCCCGCATCCCCCTCAACGACGCGCTCTACCAGACGCTGAAGGCCTATGCCGAGAGCAGGGCCGCCGCTGGTCTCAACGACGTGCAGCGCCGCTACGTCAACGAGACGCTGGCCGACTTTCGCGAGAGCGGGGCCGAGCTGCCCCCCGAAAAGAAGGAGCGCCTGGAGCAGATCGAGAACGAGCTTTCGAGCCTCACGCAGAAGTTCAGCGAAAACGATCTCGATTCCACCAACGCTTACGAAAAGATCGTGACCGACGAAAGCCTGCTCGCCGGGCTGCCCGCCTCGGCCAAGGAAGCCGCCCGCGAAAGCGCACTGCGCAAGGGCCACGGCACCGAAGAGGCCCCGCAATGGCGCTTCACCCTGCAAGCCCCGTCGTTCATGCCCGCCATGAAATACATCGACAGCGAGGCCCTCCGGCAGGAGCTGTATGAAGCTTTCGCGCGCGTCGCCAGCGAGGGCGAGCACGACAATACGCCCATTCTCCGCTCCATCCTGAAGCTGCGCCAGGAAAAGGCCGCCCTGCTCGGTAAGGCCCACTTTGCCGATGTGGTGCTCGAGCGCCGCATGGCCCGCCAGGGCGAAGCCGCCCTCGCATTTGTCGAAGACCTGCACCGCAAGACCAAACCCGCCTTCGATCAGGAAAACGACGAGCTGGAGATCTACCGCGCCGAACAGACGGGCACCGACAAGCGGCACGTGAAGCCTTGGGAAGGCGCCTACTGGGCCGAAAAACTCCGCCGCGAGCGCTACGACTTCGACGAAGAAGAGCTGCGCCCCTACTTCCCGATCACGCGTGTGGTCGAAGGGCTCTACAGCCTGGTCGAGAAGGTCTTCGGCGTGCGCATCACCGAGCGCACCGGCGTCGACAAGCCCGAAGTGTGGCACGAAGACGTGGAATTTTACGACCTGCACGACGGGCAGACCGGCCAGCATCTGGGCTCGTTTTACGCCGACTGGTTCCCGCGCGAAGACAAGCGCAGCGGCGCCTGGATGAACCACCTCCGCACCGGAGAACGCCCACGCGGCGACGGCAAGTGGACGCCTCACCTTGGCCTGATGGCGGGCAACCTCACGCCCCCCAGCGGTGGGAAACCCGCCCTGTTGACCCACCGCGACGTGGAGACGGTCTTCCATGAATTCGGTCACCTCTTGCACCACCTGCTCGGCGAAGTCGAAGTCAAGGCCCTCAACGGCACCAACGTCGCCTGGGACTTTGTGGAGCTGCCCTCGCAGATCATGGAAAACTGGTGCTGGGAGCGCGAGAGCCTCGACCTCTTCGCCCGCCACTACGAGACCGGCGAGCCTATCCCTGCCGAGCTCTTTGCCAAGACCAAGGCCGCCCGCAACTTCTTCGCCGCCCGATTCCAGATGCGCCAGCTCTGCCTTGGCAAGATGGACCTCGAGATGCACCTGCACGCCGAGCGCTTCCTCGAAGGCGACCTCGATGCCCAGCTCGACGACGTGTTGCGCGACTACCTGGTGCCCACCGAGCCCCGCTCGGCCCACATCATCCGCCAGTTCAGCCACCTCTTCAGCAGCCCCACCGGCTACGCTGCGGGCTACTACAGCTACAAGTGGGCCGAAGTGCTCGATGCCGACGCCTTCACCCGCTTCCAGACCGAGGGCCTCATGAGCCCCGCCGTCGGTCGCGCCTTCCGCGAGCACGTGCTCTCCAAGGGCAACAGCGAAGACCCCGCCGTGCTCTTCCGCCAGTTCATGGGCCGCGACCCCGACCCCCAAGCCCTGCTCAAGCGCCTCGGTCTGGTGGCGTAG
- a CDS encoding aldo/keto reductase — protein MKYRAFGKLGWEVSEIGFGGWALGGDAWGSQDDRESVAALQCALEAGVNLIDTAARYGNGRSERVIAEALQGRREKAYLVTKTPPVPGNWPPHPYESVDDRYPAAYLRENVEERLRNLQTDCLDVLLLHVWSRSWNADPRPLEVLAQLKQEGKIRAFGISTPDNDQDQLNTLMLRGQIDVIQIVYNIFEQLPAAEALPLAQENGVAVMGRVAFDEGSLTGKFTSRTRFGEGEFRNRYFAGDRLVRTVERVERVREDLRDTGYTMAQAALKFALAHPAISTVIPGMRNVAQAEANVSVSDLPDLPEPVLEKLRRHIWLKGNWYAGK, from the coding sequence ATGAAATACCGCGCGTTTGGCAAACTCGGCTGGGAGGTTTCGGAGATCGGTTTTGGCGGTTGGGCGTTGGGCGGTGACGCCTGGGGCTCGCAGGACGACCGCGAATCGGTGGCGGCGCTGCAATGCGCGCTGGAGGCGGGCGTTAACCTGATCGACACCGCCGCGCGCTATGGCAATGGCCGGAGCGAGCGCGTGATTGCCGAGGCGCTGCAGGGGCGGCGCGAGAAGGCTTACCTGGTCACGAAGACGCCGCCCGTGCCCGGCAACTGGCCGCCGCACCCCTATGAGAGCGTCGACGACCGCTACCCGGCAGCCTACCTGCGCGAAAATGTGGAAGAGCGGCTGCGCAACCTGCAAACGGACTGCCTCGACGTGCTGCTGCTGCATGTGTGGTCGCGTAGCTGGAATGCCGACCCGCGCCCGCTGGAGGTGCTCGCGCAACTGAAGCAGGAGGGCAAGATCCGGGCCTTCGGCATCTCTACGCCCGACAACGATCAGGACCAGCTCAACACCCTGATGTTGCGCGGCCAGATCGACGTGATTCAGATCGTCTACAACATCTTTGAGCAGCTGCCGGCGGCCGAGGCGCTGCCGCTGGCGCAGGAGAACGGCGTCGCGGTGATGGGCCGGGTGGCCTTCGACGAAGGCAGCCTCACGGGCAAGTTCACCAGCCGCACGCGCTTTGGCGAAGGCGAGTTTCGTAACCGCTACTTTGCGGGCGATCGCCTCGTGCGGACCGTCGAGCGGGTAGAGCGCGTGCGCGAAGACCTGCGCGATACCGGCTACACGATGGCGCAGGCCGCCCTCAAGTTTGCCCTCGCGCACCCCGCCATCAGCACGGTCATCCCGGGGATGCGCAACGTGGCGCAGGCAGAGGCCAACGTGAGCGTGAGTGACTTGCCCGATCTGCCGGAGCCCGTGTTGGAAAAGCTGCGTCGCCATATTTGGCTGAAGGGCAATTGGTACGCGGGTAAGTAA
- a CDS encoding inorganic pyrophosphatase: MADLHDYKFTPYRPHPWHGISRGPQPPATVHAYIEITPFDVIKYEIDRRTGYIRVDRPQASSSLPPALYGIVPQTLAGRRVAAMCPETDEADGDPIDICVVSEPRINRSEVLLTARIIGGLSTLDSGRADDKLVAVLEKDPVWGDVNELEDLPERLVDRLHHYFSTYKLDPTTDENPVRILGRYDRKRALEIVQASMADYDERFAEGRDAEGV, from the coding sequence ATGGCCGACCTGCACGACTACAAATTTACGCCCTACCGCCCGCACCCCTGGCACGGCATCTCCCGAGGGCCGCAGCCGCCCGCCACGGTGCACGCGTATATCGAGATCACTCCCTTCGATGTGATCAAATACGAGATCGACCGTCGAACGGGTTACATCCGGGTCGATCGCCCGCAGGCGAGTTCCTCCCTGCCGCCCGCGCTCTACGGGATCGTGCCGCAGACGCTGGCGGGTCGGCGCGTGGCCGCCATGTGCCCTGAGACGGATGAGGCCGACGGCGACCCGATCGACATTTGCGTGGTCAGCGAACCCCGGATCAACCGTTCCGAGGTGCTCCTGACGGCGCGTATCATCGGCGGGCTTAGCACGTTGGACTCGGGCCGCGCCGACGACAAGCTGGTCGCGGTGCTGGAAAAGGACCCCGTGTGGGGCGACGTCAACGAGTTGGAAGACCTGCCGGAGCGCCTGGTCGACCGCCTGCACCACTACTTCAGCACCTACAAGCTCGACCCGACGACCGACGAAAACCCCGTGCGCATCCTCGGCCGCTACGACCGCAAGCGTGCCCTCGAAATCGTGCAGGCCTCCATGGCCGACTACGACGAGCGCTTCGCCGAAGGGCGGGACGCAGAGGGGGTGTAG
- a CDS encoding calcium/sodium antiporter — translation MDTLLVPILILIASLALLWFGAEGLVRGGAALVVRLGLTPLVVGLTVVAYGTSMPELLVSTRASLAGQGDIALGNVVGSNIFNICIILGLAAVIQPLKVQRQLMKLDVPVMLAASFLFIPLFWDGVITRFEAGVFLVGLVAYTGINIYLARKESATVQTEAMEVPLKKGSVPLEIAYLIGGLLVLVVGSHLLVDSSVTIARHLGLSEAVIGLTIVAAGTSMPELATSVVAALRRQADIAIGNVVGSNIYNLLGIVGVSGAIIPLRGPGLQPVDLAVMAGSTLLLLPLMRTGFLIRRWEGALLLAVYAGYLWWLWPDPAAVPAA, via the coding sequence ATGGATACGCTACTGGTTCCGATTTTGATTCTCATCGCCTCCCTGGCCCTCCTGTGGTTTGGGGCCGAAGGTCTTGTGCGCGGCGGCGCTGCCCTGGTCGTGCGTCTGGGGCTGACGCCGCTGGTGGTGGGCCTGACCGTCGTCGCCTACGGCACGAGCATGCCCGAGCTCCTGGTCAGCACGCGGGCCTCGTTGGCAGGGCAGGGCGATATCGCCCTCGGCAACGTCGTGGGCTCCAATATCTTCAACATCTGCATCATCCTGGGCCTTGCTGCCGTGATCCAGCCGCTGAAGGTACAACGCCAGCTGATGAAGCTCGACGTGCCGGTGATGCTCGCCGCCTCGTTCCTCTTCATCCCACTGTTCTGGGATGGCGTGATCACCCGCTTCGAGGCGGGGGTCTTCCTCGTGGGCCTGGTCGCCTATACCGGCATCAACATTTACCTCGCACGCAAGGAGTCTGCCACCGTGCAGACCGAAGCGATGGAGGTGCCGCTGAAAAAAGGCTCCGTGCCGCTCGAAATCGCCTACCTGATCGGCGGTCTGCTCGTGCTGGTGGTGGGCTCGCATCTGCTGGTCGACTCATCCGTTACCATTGCGCGCCACCTTGGCCTGAGTGAAGCCGTGATCGGCCTGACGATTGTGGCCGCCGGCACCAGTATGCCTGAGCTGGCGACCTCCGTCGTGGCGGCCTTGCGGCGGCAGGCCGACATCGCGATCGGCAATGTCGTCGGCTCCAACATCTACAACCTGCTCGGCATCGTCGGCGTCTCGGGCGCGATCATCCCTTTGCGCGGGCCCGGTCTGCAGCCGGTCGACCTCGCGGTGATGGCGGGCAGTACGCTCCTCCTGCTGCCGCTGATGCGGACGGGTTTCCTCATCCGCCGCTGGGAAGGTGCGCTGCTGCTGGCGGTCTACGCGGGCTACCTGTGGTGGCTCTGGCCCGATCCCGCCGCCGTTCCGGCCGCGTAA
- a CDS encoding glycoside hydrolase family 43 protein, giving the protein MPQLRLFVSLLVLAVCGCLSSLRAEKPRNYRLDELHMRDASVLADPESQTYYLVSSMFHNAGHRRGVVMAYTSKDLVEWEGPHKLFDTPEEFWPGATMRGIWAPEMHAYKGKYYLFITFNTSTELCEQWREWLPRVRRGSQVLVGDSPLGPFEPFSREPTPPADMMTLDGTLFVEDGVPYMVYCHEWVQIVNGTVEMIRLKDDLSGTVGEPQRLFFGNDGPWAKRIDPYGAWVTDGPTFHHSKSGKLFMLWSGVGEGGYTVGLAISDSGKLAGPWRQQAEPVFAEDGGHAFLFHRFDGQLMMALHQPNSQTERIRLFEMEDTGESLRIVRPFEGKTAK; this is encoded by the coding sequence ATGCCCCAACTTCGCCTCTTCGTTTCCCTGCTTGTACTGGCCGTCTGTGGCTGCCTGTCGAGCCTTCGGGCCGAAAAGCCCCGCAACTACCGCCTGGACGAGCTGCATATGCGCGACGCCAGCGTGTTGGCCGACCCCGAGAGCCAGACGTATTACCTAGTGTCGTCGATGTTCCACAATGCGGGGCACCGGCGGGGCGTGGTGATGGCCTATACGAGCAAAGACCTCGTGGAGTGGGAGGGGCCGCACAAGCTTTTCGACACGCCGGAGGAATTCTGGCCTGGCGCGACGATGCGCGGGATCTGGGCGCCGGAGATGCACGCCTACAAGGGCAAATACTACCTCTTCATCACCTTCAACACCTCCACGGAGCTGTGCGAACAGTGGCGCGAGTGGCTGCCGCGAGTCCGGCGCGGCTCGCAAGTGCTGGTCGGCGATTCGCCGCTGGGGCCGTTCGAGCCTTTTTCGCGCGAGCCGACGCCGCCCGCCGACATGATGACGCTCGACGGCACGCTCTTCGTCGAAGACGGCGTGCCCTATATGGTCTACTGCCACGAATGGGTGCAGATCGTGAACGGCACGGTGGAGATGATCCGTCTCAAGGACGACCTTTCGGGCACCGTGGGGGAGCCGCAACGCCTGTTCTTCGGCAACGACGGGCCGTGGGCCAAGCGGATCGACCCCTACGGCGCGTGGGTCACGGACGGCCCGACGTTTCACCATTCCAAGTCGGGCAAGCTGTTCATGCTCTGGTCGGGCGTGGGGGAGGGCGGCTACACCGTCGGCCTGGCGATCTCCGATAGCGGCAAGCTTGCGGGCCCGTGGCGTCAACAGGCCGAGCCCGTCTTTGCCGAAGACGGCGGCCACGCGTTTCTGTTTCACCGCTTCGACGGCCAACTGATGATGGCCCTGCACCAGCCCAACAGCCAGACCGAGCGCATCCGCCTTTTTGAAATGGAAGACACCGGCGAGAGCTTGCGGATTGTCCGACCGTTCGAGGGGAAAACCGCGAAATAG
- a CDS encoding 2-enoyl thioester reductase domain-containing protein has product MESSLAITYHEHGKPLDVLRLEEITLPRVGPQDVKVKLLKAVINPSDFGMILGNYGRLAELPAVAGREGVGEIIEVGSEVTHLRVGDRVRFPEEFGAWRTATVVQAKNLWKVPQDVDVSLAAMAWVNPPTSWRILRDANIHEGSWIVQNAANSAVGIFTIQMAKYLGLKTLNVVRREELIEPLTKMGADVVVTEDSGYEKNIKELTNGGQISLALNSVGGESAIRLVKALSRGGMHVTFGAMTFEDVRWPTRFLIFNDITIKGFWLDRWYRDNSPERIQVMFDNLFNLMRTGVISAPISASYKLEDFKQALEASTQPKLGKVLLEP; this is encoded by the coding sequence GTGGAAAGCTCCCTCGCCATTACGTATCACGAGCACGGCAAGCCGCTCGACGTCCTCCGCCTGGAGGAAATCACGCTGCCGCGCGTCGGTCCGCAAGACGTCAAGGTCAAGTTGTTGAAGGCGGTGATCAACCCCAGCGACTTCGGCATGATCCTTGGTAACTACGGTCGCCTCGCCGAGCTGCCAGCGGTGGCCGGGCGCGAGGGCGTAGGCGAGATCATCGAAGTGGGCAGCGAGGTGACGCACCTGCGCGTGGGAGACCGCGTGCGCTTCCCCGAGGAGTTTGGCGCGTGGCGCACGGCCACCGTCGTGCAGGCCAAGAACCTCTGGAAGGTGCCACAGGATGTGGATGTGAGCCTCGCCGCGATGGCGTGGGTCAACCCGCCCACCTCCTGGCGCATCCTGCGCGACGCGAACATCCACGAGGGCTCCTGGATCGTCCAGAACGCCGCCAACTCGGCCGTGGGCATCTTCACCATCCAGATGGCGAAGTATCTGGGCCTGAAGACCCTCAACGTGGTGCGCCGCGAAGAGCTGATCGAGCCGCTGACCAAAATGGGGGCAGACGTAGTCGTGACCGAAGACAGCGGCTACGAAAAGAACATCAAGGAGCTGACGAACGGCGGGCAAATCTCGCTCGCGCTCAATTCCGTGGGGGGCGAGAGCGCCATCCGCCTGGTCAAGGCCCTTTCGCGCGGCGGCATGCACGTGACGTTTGGCGCCATGACTTTCGAAGATGTGCGCTGGCCCACCCGCTTCCTCATCTTCAACGATATCACGATCAAGGGCTTCTGGCTCGACCGCTGGTATCGCGACAATTCGCCCGAGCGCATCCAGGTGATGTTCGACAACCTGTTCAACCTCATGCGCACGGGCGTCATCTCGGCCCCGATCTCCGCCAGCTACAAGCTGGAAGACTTCAAGCAAGCCCTCGAAGCCAGCACCCAGCCCAAGCTCGGCAAGGTGCTGCTGGAGCCGTAA
- a CDS encoding putative metalloprotease CJM1_0395 family protein — translation MIGALNSSSAYFASAYQRAEAGGAKADPGDEAAQKQADDKQAAQEQRQIDREVEQLKKRDTEVRVHEQAHLAAAAGISVSGPNYETTQGPDGKTYVTGGNVQIDTSPAATAEGTIDKARRIRAAALAPAQPSGADLSVAASATRMEAEARAEVRAAEQEALSEGKDGKPTDTKVSGEAPGLETEQNSRSGVAHTKEPAHLAQCPDCQRKAFGLEPTQESRLLGVG, via the coding sequence GTGATTGGTGCACTCAACAGCTCCTCCGCCTATTTCGCCTCGGCCTACCAGCGCGCCGAGGCAGGCGGAGCGAAAGCAGACCCCGGCGACGAAGCGGCCCAAAAGCAAGCCGACGACAAGCAGGCCGCGCAGGAGCAGCGCCAGATCGACCGCGAAGTGGAGCAGTTGAAAAAGCGCGACACGGAGGTGCGCGTGCACGAGCAGGCACACCTCGCTGCCGCCGCAGGCATCTCCGTCAGCGGGCCGAATTACGAGACGACGCAGGGGCCCGACGGCAAGACCTACGTTACCGGAGGCAACGTCCAGATCGACACCTCGCCAGCCGCAACGGCGGAGGGCACGATCGACAAGGCGCGGCGCATCCGTGCGGCCGCCCTCGCCCCAGCCCAACCTTCGGGGGCCGACCTGAGCGTAGCCGCCTCCGCCACTCGGATGGAAGCCGAGGCACGGGCCGAAGTCCGTGCGGCCGAACAGGAGGCGCTCAGCGAAGGCAAGGACGGCAAGCCAACGGACACAAAGGTCAGCGGCGAAGCACCCGGGTTGGAAACGGAACAGAACAGCCGTAGCGGCGTCGCACATACCAAGGAGCCGGCGCACCTCGCCCAATGTCCTGACTGCCAGCGCAAGGCGTTCGGGCTGGAGCCCACTCAGGAAAGTCGCCTGCTGGGCGTCGGATAG